A portion of the Platichthys flesus chromosome 7, fPlaFle2.1, whole genome shotgun sequence genome contains these proteins:
- the slc66a1 gene encoding lysosomal amino acid transporter 1 homolog isoform X1, with protein sequence MSADIQQSMWTEPALTRSPFGSGSQGNFSSLCPNGSQWVWNGLGECAQDARDMASIYLGLLSILCFMVSSLPQYYSSCKTGNMDSALSIWFLLLWLGGDTCNLVGSFLADQLPLQTYTAVYYVFADILMLAMYCYYKLNNRIDKRRRVLNVVGVACALGVTANLIHLPGLAARQEDISSGFRSRALLSTSTLSNVKAFTPKEIIGFSIGSVSSVLYLCSRLPQMYTNFKRKSTEGVSFFLFALVILGNTTYGLSVLLKNPDDGQGEKSYMIHHLPWLIGSLGTLSLDVLISFQFIIYRKVPGPLDTGYGETSPLIPS encoded by the exons ATGTCAGCAGATATTCAG CAGAGTATGTGGACAGAGCCAGCCCTCACACGGAGTCCCTTCGGATCGGGCAGTCAAGGAAACTTCAGCTCTTTGTGCCCTAATGGCTCCCAGTGGGTTTGGAATGGTCTTGGGGAATGTGCCCAGGATGCCAGGGACATGGCCAGCATCTACCTAGGCCTCCTGTCCATCCTCTGCTTCATGGTGTCTTCACTTCC ACAGTACTACAGCTCCTGCAAAACCGGGAATATGGACAGCGCCCTCTCCATTTGGTTCCTGTTGCTTTGGTTGGGAGGTGACACATGTAATCTGGTGGGCTCCTTCCTGGCAGACCAGCTTCCACTTCAG acATACACGGCCGTTTATTACGTGTTTGCTGACATACTGATGCTGGCCATGTACTGTTACTACAAGTTAAACAACAGAATAGataaaa GAAGGAGGGTTTTGAACGTGGTGGGTGTAGCCTGCGCCCTGGGCGTCACAGCAAACCTCATCCACCTTCCAGGGCTGGCTGCCAGACAGGAAGATATCTCCTCGGGGTTCAGAAGTCGCGCCCTGCTCTCGACCTCTACCCTGAGCAATGTCAAG GCTTTTACCCCAAAAGAGATCATTGGTTTCTCCATTGGCTCAGTGTCATCTGTGCTCTACCTGTGTTCTAGACTTCCTCAGATGTACACTAAT TTCAAGAGAAAGTCGACAGAGGGCGTGTCTTTCTTCCTGTTCGCGCTGGTCATCCTGGGAAACACCACATACGGCCTGAGTGTCCTACTTAAGAACCCAGACGACGGCCAAGGCGAGAAAAGCTACATGATCCATCACCTGCCCTGGCTCATCGGCAGCCTCGGCACCCTCTCTCTAGACGTCCTT ATCTCCTTCCAGTTCATAATTTACCGCAAGGTTCCAGGGCCGCTGGACACCGGCTATGGAGAGACGTCGCCTCTGATCCCGAGCTGA
- the nr1h5 gene encoding nuclear receptor subfamily 1, group H, member 5 isoform X1 produces the protein MREWTELEMSFSAGGFLSTSDGYCSSEQLQYYDMLADPLGYPLQDPDLQLLPYSQQQYASANLPFSLYGSPPSSTSSPSSSSSSQLCHPPYHYTSHCLEVPCDPSTESYCGGLVQGIGAVGLPLGRRSRVGSVGKSRGQDELCVVCGDKASGYHYNALTCEGCKGFFRRSVTKKAVYHCKSGGACEMDMYMRRKCQDCRLRKCRAVGMLAECLLTEVQCQSKRLRKGGKGRGQEDEELTDSRRVSSTSRLPGQTVSTSLTQEQKYIVDRMVEAHRLYRAQGSSHSRLFEWPYTEEVEGLSHVVSPHLDRLLQFARTVPGFELLDFSDQSSLLSVSSLEVMFLLSAQQFSNNPTSSSPALQVFSTSTHNWLRNVESTENLQSMTPVESGSGEDLFGPVLTFFHSMKTLRVTEAEYSLLTATALLCSDRASLHITSCVEKMQELILDLLSRVCGAQARATRGGPQRFGRLLGRLTELRTLRHNYLLLTRQQPGP, from the exons ATGAGAGAGTGGACAGAGTTGGAGATGAGCTTTTCAGCAGGGGGGTTTCTCTCCACCTCGGATGGTTACTGCTCCAGCGAGCAGCTCCAGTACTACG ACATGCTGGCTGACCCTCTGGGCTACCCCCTGCAGGACCCTgacctccagctgctccctTACAGCCAACAACAGTACGCCTCTGCAAACCTGCCCTTCTCCCTCTACGGCTCGccgccctcctccacctcctcaccgtcctcctcttcttcctcgcaGCTCTGCCATCCCCCGTACCACTACACATCTCACTGCCTGGAGGTCCCCTGTGACCCCAGCACAGAGTCCTACTGTGGAGGCCTGGTTCAGGGGATCGGAGCGGTGGGGCTACCTCTGGGACGGAGGTCCCGGGTGGGGTCGGTGGGGaagagcagaggtcaggacgagctgtgtgtggtgtgtggagATAAAGCATCGGGGTATCACTACAACGCTCTCACCTGTGAGGGATGCAAAG GCTTCTTCAGGCGTAGTGTCACTAAAAAGGCTGTGTATCACTGTAAGAGTGGTGGGGCCTGTGAGATGGACATGTACATGAGGAGGAAGTGTCAAGACTGCCGGCTGAGGAAATGCCGTGCGGTGGGAATGCTGGCTGAGT GCCTTCTGACCGAGGTGCAGTGTCAGTCCAAGCGACTGAGGAAAGGAGGTAAAGGCCGAggacaggaggacgaggagctgaCAGACAGCAGGAGGGTCAGCTCCACCAGCAGACTACCTGGACAG ACTGTGTCCACCAGTTTAACCCAAGAACAGAAGTATATAGTGGACCGGATGGTGGAGGCCCATCGCCTGTACAGAGCTCAgggcagcagccacagcagg TTGTTCGAGTGGCCTTACACAGAAGAGGTGGAGGGTCTGTCTCATGTTGTGTCACCACACCTGGACAGACTGCTGCAGTTCGCAAGAACAGTACCAG GTTTTGAGCTCCTGGATTTTTCCGACCAAAGCTCCCtgttgtctgtctcctcactgGAGGTCATGTTTCTGCTCTCGGCTCAGCAGTTCTCCAACAACCCAACAAGCTCCAGTCCAG cCCTGCAGGTTTTCAGTACATCAACACACAACTGGCTGAGAAATGTAGAATCGACGGAAAACCTCCAGAGTATGACGCCGGTCGAGTCAG GAAGCGGTGAGGATCTCTTCGGCCCGGTGCTCACCTTCTTCCACAGCATGAAAACTCTGCGGGTGACGGAGGCGGAGTACAGCCTGCTCACTgccacagctctgctctgctcag ACCGGGCGTCCCTGCACATCACCAGCTGTGTTGAGAAAATGCAGGAGCTGATCCTGGACCTGCTGTCCAGGGTGTGTGGGGCCCAGGCCAGAGCCACGCGAGGGGGACCACAGCGGTTTGGCCGCCTGCTTGGCAGACTGACGGAGCTCCGCACCCTCCGTCACAATTACCTCCTGCTGACCAGACAGCAGCCTGGACCTTGA
- the slc66a1 gene encoding lysosomal amino acid transporter 1 homolog isoform X2, with protein sequence MSADIQSMWTEPALTRSPFGSGSQGNFSSLCPNGSQWVWNGLGECAQDARDMASIYLGLLSILCFMVSSLPQYYSSCKTGNMDSALSIWFLLLWLGGDTCNLVGSFLADQLPLQTYTAVYYVFADILMLAMYCYYKLNNRIDKRRRVLNVVGVACALGVTANLIHLPGLAARQEDISSGFRSRALLSTSTLSNVKAFTPKEIIGFSIGSVSSVLYLCSRLPQMYTNFKRKSTEGVSFFLFALVILGNTTYGLSVLLKNPDDGQGEKSYMIHHLPWLIGSLGTLSLDVLISFQFIIYRKVPGPLDTGYGETSPLIPS encoded by the exons ATGTCAGCAGATATTCAG AGTATGTGGACAGAGCCAGCCCTCACACGGAGTCCCTTCGGATCGGGCAGTCAAGGAAACTTCAGCTCTTTGTGCCCTAATGGCTCCCAGTGGGTTTGGAATGGTCTTGGGGAATGTGCCCAGGATGCCAGGGACATGGCCAGCATCTACCTAGGCCTCCTGTCCATCCTCTGCTTCATGGTGTCTTCACTTCC ACAGTACTACAGCTCCTGCAAAACCGGGAATATGGACAGCGCCCTCTCCATTTGGTTCCTGTTGCTTTGGTTGGGAGGTGACACATGTAATCTGGTGGGCTCCTTCCTGGCAGACCAGCTTCCACTTCAG acATACACGGCCGTTTATTACGTGTTTGCTGACATACTGATGCTGGCCATGTACTGTTACTACAAGTTAAACAACAGAATAGataaaa GAAGGAGGGTTTTGAACGTGGTGGGTGTAGCCTGCGCCCTGGGCGTCACAGCAAACCTCATCCACCTTCCAGGGCTGGCTGCCAGACAGGAAGATATCTCCTCGGGGTTCAGAAGTCGCGCCCTGCTCTCGACCTCTACCCTGAGCAATGTCAAG GCTTTTACCCCAAAAGAGATCATTGGTTTCTCCATTGGCTCAGTGTCATCTGTGCTCTACCTGTGTTCTAGACTTCCTCAGATGTACACTAAT TTCAAGAGAAAGTCGACAGAGGGCGTGTCTTTCTTCCTGTTCGCGCTGGTCATCCTGGGAAACACCACATACGGCCTGAGTGTCCTACTTAAGAACCCAGACGACGGCCAAGGCGAGAAAAGCTACATGATCCATCACCTGCCCTGGCTCATCGGCAGCCTCGGCACCCTCTCTCTAGACGTCCTT ATCTCCTTCCAGTTCATAATTTACCGCAAGGTTCCAGGGCCGCTGGACACCGGCTATGGAGAGACGTCGCCTCTGATCCCGAGCTGA
- the nr1h5 gene encoding nuclear receptor subfamily 1, group H, member 5 isoform X2 has product MLADPLGYPLQDPDLQLLPYSQQQYASANLPFSLYGSPPSSTSSPSSSSSSQLCHPPYHYTSHCLEVPCDPSTESYCGGLVQGIGAVGLPLGRRSRVGSVGKSRGQDELCVVCGDKASGYHYNALTCEGCKGFFRRSVTKKAVYHCKSGGACEMDMYMRRKCQDCRLRKCRAVGMLAECLLTEVQCQSKRLRKGGKGRGQEDEELTDSRRVSSTSRLPGQTVSTSLTQEQKYIVDRMVEAHRLYRAQGSSHSRLFEWPYTEEVEGLSHVVSPHLDRLLQFARTVPGFELLDFSDQSSLLSVSSLEVMFLLSAQQFSNNPTSSSPALQVFSTSTHNWLRNVESTENLQSMTPVESGSGEDLFGPVLTFFHSMKTLRVTEAEYSLLTATALLCSDRASLHITSCVEKMQELILDLLSRVCGAQARATRGGPQRFGRLLGRLTELRTLRHNYLLLTRQQPGP; this is encoded by the exons ATGCTGGCTGACCCTCTGGGCTACCCCCTGCAGGACCCTgacctccagctgctccctTACAGCCAACAACAGTACGCCTCTGCAAACCTGCCCTTCTCCCTCTACGGCTCGccgccctcctccacctcctcaccgtcctcctcttcttcctcgcaGCTCTGCCATCCCCCGTACCACTACACATCTCACTGCCTGGAGGTCCCCTGTGACCCCAGCACAGAGTCCTACTGTGGAGGCCTGGTTCAGGGGATCGGAGCGGTGGGGCTACCTCTGGGACGGAGGTCCCGGGTGGGGTCGGTGGGGaagagcagaggtcaggacgagctgtgtgtggtgtgtggagATAAAGCATCGGGGTATCACTACAACGCTCTCACCTGTGAGGGATGCAAAG GCTTCTTCAGGCGTAGTGTCACTAAAAAGGCTGTGTATCACTGTAAGAGTGGTGGGGCCTGTGAGATGGACATGTACATGAGGAGGAAGTGTCAAGACTGCCGGCTGAGGAAATGCCGTGCGGTGGGAATGCTGGCTGAGT GCCTTCTGACCGAGGTGCAGTGTCAGTCCAAGCGACTGAGGAAAGGAGGTAAAGGCCGAggacaggaggacgaggagctgaCAGACAGCAGGAGGGTCAGCTCCACCAGCAGACTACCTGGACAG ACTGTGTCCACCAGTTTAACCCAAGAACAGAAGTATATAGTGGACCGGATGGTGGAGGCCCATCGCCTGTACAGAGCTCAgggcagcagccacagcagg TTGTTCGAGTGGCCTTACACAGAAGAGGTGGAGGGTCTGTCTCATGTTGTGTCACCACACCTGGACAGACTGCTGCAGTTCGCAAGAACAGTACCAG GTTTTGAGCTCCTGGATTTTTCCGACCAAAGCTCCCtgttgtctgtctcctcactgGAGGTCATGTTTCTGCTCTCGGCTCAGCAGTTCTCCAACAACCCAACAAGCTCCAGTCCAG cCCTGCAGGTTTTCAGTACATCAACACACAACTGGCTGAGAAATGTAGAATCGACGGAAAACCTCCAGAGTATGACGCCGGTCGAGTCAG GAAGCGGTGAGGATCTCTTCGGCCCGGTGCTCACCTTCTTCCACAGCATGAAAACTCTGCGGGTGACGGAGGCGGAGTACAGCCTGCTCACTgccacagctctgctctgctcag ACCGGGCGTCCCTGCACATCACCAGCTGTGTTGAGAAAATGCAGGAGCTGATCCTGGACCTGCTGTCCAGGGTGTGTGGGGCCCAGGCCAGAGCCACGCGAGGGGGACCACAGCGGTTTGGCCGCCTGCTTGGCAGACTGACGGAGCTCCGCACCCTCCGTCACAATTACCTCCTGCTGACCAGACAGCAGCCTGGACCTTGA